In a single window of the Desulfovibrio mangrovi genome:
- the uppS gene encoding polyprenyl diphosphate synthase → MDGNGRWAKARGLERTAGHREGTETARKIVREARSIGIRHLTLYTFSSENWARPKQEVGFLFELLVSFLKDELPSLMEQNIRLLVLGDIGALPLPARTALQHAMKKTAGNTAMTLNLALNYSGRGEIVRAVRAIMESGIAAKDITEQSISDYLYTSGQPDPDLMIRTSGELRLSNFLLYQHAYSEFHFTQTYWPDFSVDEFRSALTAYANRERRFGKTGDQIKA, encoded by the coding sequence ATGGATGGTAATGGCCGCTGGGCCAAAGCCAGAGGGCTTGAACGCACGGCAGGACATCGCGAAGGCACGGAAACGGCCCGCAAAATCGTCCGCGAAGCCCGCTCCATAGGCATCCGTCATTTGACCCTGTACACTTTTTCCAGCGAAAACTGGGCTCGCCCCAAGCAGGAAGTGGGCTTTCTGTTTGAACTGCTGGTTTCCTTTCTCAAGGATGAACTGCCCAGCCTGATGGAACAGAATATCCGTCTGCTGGTTCTTGGCGACATCGGCGCATTGCCGCTTCCTGCGCGCACCGCTCTGCAGCATGCCATGAAAAAAACCGCCGGTAATACCGCCATGACACTGAACCTTGCACTCAACTACTCCGGACGCGGCGAAATCGTCCGGGCAGTGCGCGCCATCATGGAAAGCGGAATTGCCGCCAAGGACATTACCGAACAGAGCATCTCCGACTATCTGTATACATCCGGTCAGCCAGACCCCGACCTGATGATACGCACCAGCGGCGAGTTGCGTCTCTCAAACTTCCTGCTCTACCAGCACGCGTACAGCGAATTCCATTTCACCCAGACCTATTGGCCCGATTTCAGCGTGGATGAATTCCGCTCCGCGCTTACCGCATACGCCAACCGCGAACGGCGGTTCGGCAAGACCGGAGACCAGATCAAGGCATGA
- the dxr gene encoding 1-deoxy-D-xylulose-5-phosphate reductoisomerase, giving the protein MINYISPLPDTSWSDTFPRSVVILGSTGSIGTSALQVLREQPHMFNVIGLAGARNISLLARQADEWRPPYLAVLDAATANSLRSALPDGYNPTILYGPEGYAQIASLEEASTVLSAQVGAAGLRATFAAAQAGKVIALANKESLVLAGDLIREVCQKSGASLLPVDSEHNAIFQALCGHDGANVRRIILTASGGPFRGKDREFLQTVTRAQALAHPNWSMGAKISIDSATLMNKGLEVIEAHYLYGLALENIEVVVHPQSIIHSLVEYSDCSQIAHMGPPDMRIAIGYCLGWPRLLSTGVKPLDLVTCGPLTFEQPDISSFPCLELARESLRGGNGLPVVLNAANEVAVESFLHDRISFLAIPELIERAMRAHDGHAPKTIDDIESLDAATRARVREWAT; this is encoded by the coding sequence ATGATCAATTACATCTCACCGTTGCCGGACACTTCGTGGTCGGACACCTTCCCCCGTTCTGTCGTCATTCTCGGCTCCACCGGTTCCATTGGCACCAGCGCCCTGCAGGTACTGCGCGAGCAGCCGCACATGTTCAACGTGATCGGTCTGGCCGGTGCCCGCAATATTTCGCTGCTGGCCCGACAGGCTGATGAATGGCGCCCGCCCTACCTTGCCGTTCTGGACGCAGCCACAGCGAACAGCCTGCGTTCCGCCCTGCCCGATGGGTACAACCCGACCATCCTCTATGGACCGGAAGGCTACGCACAGATAGCCTCACTGGAAGAAGCCAGCACCGTACTTTCCGCACAGGTAGGGGCGGCCGGGCTGCGTGCCACATTCGCGGCTGCACAGGCAGGCAAGGTCATTGCGCTGGCCAACAAGGAATCGCTGGTGCTGGCCGGAGACCTCATTCGTGAAGTCTGCCAGAAATCAGGGGCTTCCCTTCTGCCTGTGGATTCGGAACACAACGCCATTTTTCAAGCCCTGTGCGGACACGACGGCGCGAACGTACGCCGCATCATCCTTACAGCCTCGGGCGGCCCTTTCCGTGGCAAGGACAGGGAGTTCCTGCAGACGGTCACCCGCGCGCAGGCTCTGGCACATCCCAACTGGTCCATGGGCGCAAAGATTTCCATCGACTCGGCCACCCTCATGAACAAGGGCCTTGAAGTCATTGAGGCGCATTATCTGTACGGCCTTGCTCTTGAAAACATAGAAGTGGTTGTGCACCCGCAGTCCATCATCCATTCGCTGGTGGAGTATTCCGACTGTTCACAGATAGCCCACATGGGCCCGCCGGACATGCGCATTGCCATCGGCTACTGCCTCGGCTGGCCCAGACTGCTGTCCACGGGAGTAAAACCGTTGGATCTTGTGACGTGCGGCCCCTTGACCTTCGAGCAACCGGATATATCCTCCTTCCCATGCCTTGAACTGGCACGCGAGTCTCTGCGCGGCGGCAACGGCCTGCCCGTGGTGCTCAATGCAGCCAATGAAGTGGCCGTGGAAAGCTTCCTGCACGACCGCATCAGCTTCCTCGCCATTCCGGAACTGATCGAACGGGCCATGCGTGCCCACGATGGACATGCACCCAAAACCATTGACGATATTGAATCGCTAGACGCTGCTACCCGCGCACGCGTGCGCGAATGGGCGACCTAA
- the rseP gene encoding RIP metalloprotease RseP, translating into MTSAIAIGLVLGGLIFFHELGHFAVARLFGIGVRAFSLGFGPALLKKQYGKTEYRVSLVPLGGYVSLAGENDDNDLSGGFTEEESFINRPTWHRMCVIVAGPLANLILAFFIYWGLFWSSGQMHMAPEIGEVLPDAPAAAVGIHTGDSVVDIAGTPIVFWNDIADTVGKSNGKELTVTVDRQGKILTFNVVPERLARKNIFGEEEESFLIGIAASGKTVSVPLSGSSAAIAGLEQTWEMIGITAQGFVKIVQRVVPMDNVGGPIMIAQMVSKQAEHGLAAVLALAALISVNLGLLNLLPVPVLDGGHLVVLLIETVIRRPVPPRVMDIASRIGIMLLITLMIWATFNDVRRL; encoded by the coding sequence ATGACCAGCGCCATAGCCATAGGTCTTGTCCTTGGCGGACTCATCTTCTTTCACGAACTCGGCCACTTTGCCGTTGCCCGCCTGTTCGGCATAGGCGTTCGGGCCTTCTCTCTCGGCTTCGGTCCTGCCCTGCTCAAGAAGCAGTACGGCAAAACCGAATACCGAGTTTCCCTCGTTCCGCTGGGAGGCTACGTCTCCCTTGCCGGTGAGAACGACGACAATGACCTTTCCGGTGGCTTTACCGAAGAAGAAAGTTTCATCAACCGCCCCACATGGCACCGCATGTGCGTCATCGTTGCCGGTCCCCTCGCCAACCTGATTCTGGCCTTCTTCATCTACTGGGGCCTTTTCTGGAGCAGCGGCCAGATGCACATGGCACCCGAAATAGGTGAAGTACTTCCCGATGCGCCTGCAGCTGCCGTGGGCATTCACACCGGTGACTCCGTTGTGGATATTGCCGGCACCCCCATAGTCTTCTGGAATGACATTGCCGACACCGTTGGCAAGAGCAACGGCAAAGAGCTCACCGTCACTGTTGACCGGCAAGGAAAAATCCTGACGTTCAACGTGGTGCCCGAGCGTCTTGCCCGCAAGAACATATTCGGCGAAGAGGAAGAAAGCTTCCTCATCGGCATTGCCGCTTCCGGCAAGACCGTTTCGGTGCCCCTGAGCGGCAGTTCCGCAGCCATCGCCGGACTTGAGCAGACCTGGGAAATGATCGGAATAACCGCGCAAGGCTTTGTCAAGATTGTCCAGCGGGTCGTTCCGATGGATAACGTTGGCGGCCCCATCATGATCGCACAGATGGTCAGCAAGCAGGCGGAGCACGGCCTTGCCGCGGTGCTGGCGCTGGCCGCACTCATCAGCGTGAACCTCGGTCTGCTGAACCTGCTGCCCGTGCCTGTCCTTGATGGCGGGCATCTCGTGGTGCTGCTCATTGAAACCGTCATCCGCAGACCGGTACCGCCCCGCGTGATGGATATAGCCTCCCGCATCGGCATCATGCTGCTCATAACCCTCATGATCTGGGCCACGTTCAACGATGTACGCAGACTCTAG
- the sulP gene encoding sulfate permease: MSDQRSGLFSFKIRPALLSVLKAGYPLPYLTRDVCAGLTVGVVALPLAMAFAIASGAPPERGLFTAIVAGALISLLGGSRFQIGGPTGAFVVIVAGVIARHGYEGLVVATLMAGVFLMLMGFFKLGKVLQFIPYPVTTGFTAGIGLYIFSSQIKDLLGLQIGAQPPEFLGKLASCWTGIGTMQHGAAIAGGVTIFAMLLIRRFCPRIPAHIVGITTSMLVVWLGGLEVETIGSRFGGIPATLPSFAMPEDFFGLAAKMLPDAVAIALLAGIESLLSAVVADGMTGERHEPSTELVAQGIANVASGLFGGIPATGAIARTATNIRAGAASPVAGVIHAITLALFMICLAPLASLIPLASLAGVLCIVAWDMSEAHKFARLLRAPRSDVFVLVTTFLLTVLVDLTVAVQVGVVLAALLFMRRMSEVGNLRLGSAGSAEAEGLSNESKIACEGSAFCPSSVMIYEIEGPFFFGVAERFLGVLHTLRESPKVIVIRMDNVPTIDATAIHALETFIVHANRMNIKLVVCGLQERVASVLGKLGTLNRFGEGNVLGDLKNAMRRADNLALSTM, from the coding sequence ATGAGTGATCAGCGTTCCGGCCTGTTCTCGTTTAAGATCAGGCCTGCCCTGCTTTCCGTCCTGAAGGCAGGTTACCCCCTACCATATTTAACGCGAGACGTCTGCGCCGGTCTGACGGTGGGCGTCGTCGCACTGCCGCTTGCCATGGCCTTTGCCATTGCTTCCGGTGCGCCGCCGGAGCGCGGCTTGTTCACGGCCATTGTTGCCGGGGCTCTCATCTCGCTGCTCGGAGGCTCCCGTTTTCAGATAGGCGGCCCCACCGGTGCTTTCGTCGTGATCGTGGCTGGCGTTATTGCGCGGCACGGTTATGAAGGCCTTGTGGTTGCCACGCTTATGGCTGGCGTATTTCTTATGCTGATGGGGTTCTTCAAACTCGGCAAAGTGCTGCAGTTTATCCCCTATCCTGTAACAACAGGGTTTACGGCCGGGATCGGCCTGTACATCTTTTCTTCGCAGATCAAAGACCTGCTCGGGCTCCAGATTGGCGCACAGCCTCCGGAATTTCTGGGCAAACTGGCATCCTGCTGGACAGGGATAGGCACCATGCAGCACGGAGCTGCCATTGCCGGCGGTGTGACCATCTTTGCCATGTTGCTCATCCGTCGTTTTTGTCCGCGGATACCCGCACACATTGTCGGGATTACCACATCCATGCTGGTTGTCTGGCTGGGGGGATTGGAGGTGGAAACCATCGGTTCCCGCTTTGGCGGTATTCCGGCAACGCTGCCTTCTTTCGCCATGCCCGAGGATTTCTTCGGTCTCGCCGCAAAGATGCTGCCTGATGCCGTTGCCATTGCCCTGCTTGCCGGCATCGAGTCCCTGCTCAGCGCGGTGGTGGCGGACGGTATGACCGGCGAGCGGCATGAACCCTCTACGGAACTTGTGGCGCAGGGCATCGCCAACGTGGCCTCAGGCCTGTTTGGCGGTATTCCCGCAACCGGTGCCATAGCGCGTACTGCAACCAATATTCGTGCTGGGGCTGCGTCTCCCGTTGCCGGTGTCATTCATGCCATTACGTTGGCTCTGTTCATGATCTGCCTGGCTCCGTTGGCTTCACTTATTCCTTTGGCAAGCCTTGCGGGCGTTCTGTGTATCGTTGCGTGGGACATGAGCGAGGCGCATAAGTTTGCTCGTCTGCTCCGTGCCCCCCGTTCTGACGTATTCGTGCTGGTAACGACTTTCCTGCTGACTGTTCTGGTGGACCTGACCGTAGCTGTGCAGGTGGGCGTGGTGCTCGCCGCGTTGCTTTTCATGCGCCGCATGAGCGAGGTGGGCAACCTGCGATTGGGCAGTGCCGGAAGTGCGGAGGCCGAGGGGCTTTCCAACGAGTCGAAGATCGCCTGTGAGGGCAGTGCCTTCTGCCCCTCTTCCGTCATGATCTATGAGATTGAGGGGCCCTTCTTCTTCGGGGTCGCGGAGCGTTTTCTCGGCGTGCTGCACACGTTGCGGGAATCGCCCAAGGTTATCGTCATCCGCATGGATAACGTGCCGACAATTGATGCCACAGCCATTCATGCTCTTGAAACCTTCATCGTTCATGCGAACCGGATGAACATCAAGCTGGTTGTGTGCGGACTGCAGGAGCGCGTTGCCAGCGTGCTCGGCAAGCTGGGTACCCTGAATCGTTTTGGTGAAGGCAATGTGCTGGGCGATCTCAAAAACGCCATGCGGCGTGCGGATAATCTGGCGCTGAGTACTATGTAA
- a CDS encoding phosphatidate cytidylyltransferase: protein MTDSHKQRWITSIVVLPFLITALLLGGWALLAATIIVAALGQFEFYSMFWPGKSNLPYKVIGCLLGAGLLYGAFIDSPYTMLACITGGFWVGSLGFLLSYGAGESHSARFEQAQVLTAGILYLPLVIQTVLRFSPVETGLILLACFASDIGGFYAGCKFGKHKIWPTVSPKKTWEGSIGGMLLCTLVCLTIGTVFGTAPWWAWLPLGLFLNVSSQLGDFFESALKRTLNIKDSGTLLPGHGGILDRIDSILLALPAYALARAVYTFF, encoded by the coding sequence ATGACCGACTCACACAAGCAGCGGTGGATAACCTCCATCGTCGTCCTTCCCTTTCTGATTACCGCCCTGCTGCTCGGCGGCTGGGCTCTGCTCGCGGCTACCATCATTGTCGCGGCTCTCGGACAGTTCGAATTCTACTCCATGTTCTGGCCCGGCAAGAGCAATCTCCCCTACAAGGTGATCGGCTGCCTTCTTGGAGCCGGCCTTCTGTATGGCGCTTTCATCGACAGCCCGTATACCATGCTCGCCTGCATCACCGGCGGCTTCTGGGTAGGCAGCCTTGGCTTCCTGCTGAGCTACGGCGCCGGCGAAAGCCATTCTGCCCGCTTCGAACAGGCGCAGGTGCTCACTGCAGGCATCCTGTATCTGCCGCTGGTCATCCAGACCGTGCTGCGCTTCTCCCCCGTTGAGACCGGCCTCATTCTGCTGGCCTGCTTTGCCTCCGACATCGGCGGTTTCTATGCAGGCTGCAAATTCGGCAAGCACAAGATATGGCCTACCGTGAGCCCCAAGAAGACGTGGGAAGGCTCCATCGGCGGCATGCTGCTGTGCACACTGGTCTGCCTTACCATCGGCACCGTGTTCGGCACGGCTCCGTGGTGGGCATGGCTGCCGCTCGGCCTGTTCCTGAACGTATCCTCACAGCTTGGCGACTTCTTCGAATCCGCTCTCAAGCGCACGCTGAACATCAAGGATTCCGGAACATTGCTGCCCGGCCACGGCGGCATTCTCGACCGCATAGACTCCATATTGCTCGCCCTGCCCGCCTATGCGCTGGCGCGTGCCGTATATACTTTCTTCTAG
- a CDS encoding ABC transporter ATP-binding protein, with amino-acid sequence MLEIRNLHVNYGNVEALHGINISVQKGEIVTILGANGAGKSTTLNAICGLVKATKGEILFNGEPLHTQRAHTIVSKGIAQSPEGRRVFSTLTVAENMMLGAFTIKDKAVINKNEEWIYDLFPRLAERRAQLAGTLSGGEQQMLAIGRALMGNPRILLLDEPSLGLAPILVKSIFETVRTINSHGVTVVLVEQNARAALKLADRGYVMEVGNIVMEDKADNLLNNPDIQNAYLGGGH; translated from the coding sequence ATGCTCGAAATTCGTAACCTGCACGTGAACTACGGCAATGTGGAAGCCCTGCACGGAATCAACATCTCCGTGCAAAAAGGAGAGATCGTCACCATTCTCGGCGCGAACGGCGCGGGCAAATCCACCACCCTCAACGCCATCTGCGGCCTTGTCAAAGCGACCAAGGGCGAAATTTTGTTCAACGGAGAGCCGTTGCACACCCAACGGGCTCATACCATTGTTTCCAAGGGTATTGCCCAGTCGCCCGAAGGACGCCGCGTATTCTCCACCCTGACTGTGGCGGAGAACATGATGCTCGGCGCCTTTACCATCAAGGACAAGGCAGTCATCAACAAGAATGAGGAATGGATCTACGACCTGTTCCCCCGCCTTGCCGAACGGCGCGCCCAGCTTGCCGGTACCCTTTCCGGTGGCGAGCAGCAGATGCTTGCCATTGGCCGGGCGCTCATGGGCAACCCCCGCATCCTGTTGCTGGACGAGCCATCTCTGGGTCTTGCCCCCATTCTTGTGAAATCCATCTTTGAAACGGTTCGCACCATCAACTCCCACGGCGTGACCGTGGTACTGGTGGAGCAGAACGCCCGCGCAGCCCTGAAACTGGCCGACCGCGGCTACGTCATGGAAGTTGGCAACATCGTGATGGAAGACAAGGCAGATAATCTGCTCAACAATCCGGACATCCAGAATGCGTATCTGGGCGGCGGCCACTAG
- a CDS encoding branched-chain amino acid ABC transporter permease, translating to MEEFFQQLTNGLAVGGIYALIALGYTMVYGVLKLINFAHGDLFTIGAFLGLTLLTSLGLTDHMGALVGVLVLAAMVIALVGLIGFLLERTAYRPLRNSPRLSAVVSALGASIFFQNAVMLIWGARPLVYPHNILPKTAISIFGMDVPLVRLIMLGTSLLLMYGLYYLTHKTKIGAAIRAAAIDQGAAKLMGIDVNRVIALVFCIGPALGGAAGVMVGLYYGQISFTMGWLYGLKAFTAAILGGIGNIPGAMVGGLLLGVIEALGAAYISIAWKDAISFLVLILILIIRPTGLLGERVADKV from the coding sequence ATGGAAGAGTTTTTTCAGCAACTGACCAACGGTCTTGCGGTGGGCGGCATCTATGCCCTCATCGCATTGGGCTACACCATGGTCTATGGTGTACTTAAGCTTATCAATTTTGCTCACGGCGATCTGTTCACCATAGGGGCCTTTCTCGGCCTTACGCTGCTCACTTCGCTGGGACTGACCGATCACATGGGCGCGCTTGTCGGTGTTCTGGTACTGGCCGCGATGGTTATCGCGCTGGTAGGTCTCATCGGTTTTCTGCTTGAACGCACGGCCTACCGTCCGCTGCGCAACTCCCCCCGACTCTCTGCCGTGGTGAGTGCCCTCGGGGCTTCCATCTTTTTCCAGAACGCCGTGATGCTCATCTGGGGAGCCCGGCCTCTGGTCTACCCTCACAACATCCTGCCCAAGACCGCCATTTCGATCTTCGGCATGGATGTTCCGCTGGTCCGGCTTATCATGCTGGGTACATCGCTCCTGCTGATGTACGGCCTGTACTATCTTACCCACAAGACCAAGATCGGCGCAGCCATACGTGCTGCCGCCATTGACCAGGGTGCAGCCAAACTCATGGGCATTGACGTGAACCGCGTCATCGCGCTTGTGTTCTGCATCGGCCCCGCACTGGGCGGTGCTGCCGGCGTCATGGTCGGTCTCTACTACGGCCAGATCAGCTTCACCATGGGCTGGTTGTACGGTCTCAAGGCATTTACCGCCGCTATTCTCGGTGGTATCGGCAACATTCCCGGAGCCATGGTCGGCGGCCTGCTGCTCGGCGTCATTGAGGCGCTTGGCGCCGCCTACATCTCCATCGCATGGAAGGACGCCATTTCCTTCCTCGTTCTCATTCTCATTCTGATAATCCGGCCCACCGGGCTGCTCGGCGAAAGGGTGGCAGACAAGGTATGA
- a CDS encoding pyridoxal phosphate-dependent decarboxylase family protein — MSSQSTDYTLDLERLDDHLDRVMQIIGDYIRTVRTDPVIAQTTYENVRALFPSELPREGHDPDQVLDEVVASFPPVNTRIGHPRFLAWITTSPSPAGTIGELLSVGFNQAPLSFKGGPAATALENIVLTWFAELFGYGEGWGGTLVSGGTVANLMGITVARQKHVPNVAEKGLQGMEKPITLYVSDQGHMSISRSAMLLGIGHDHVRSIPSDENFRMRVDALREAVEADRKAGFHPFCVVAQAGSVSTGAIDPLDELADFCAEEGLWLHVDAAYGGAALLSDMHRHKLKGIDRADSICVDPHKWFFVPLECGITLFKSSAQQKATFRAKAAYLGQESDWDLKNTNFQLSRQGRALKLWFSFRTYGTERLASIVDRNCAMAQLFLSLAADSPHWAPAAPAELSIACARFVPEGHEHWAQEVLDQLQIDILAELERSGTGFLTPARIGGKAAVRLCIANHRTTEDDIRLLFGVMTEIGLRLSANGAQAFVTRTQDSRA, encoded by the coding sequence ATGAGCTCCCAGTCCACGGACTATACGCTTGATCTTGAGCGGCTTGATGACCATCTTGACCGCGTCATGCAGATCATCGGAGACTACATCCGCACCGTGCGGACCGATCCGGTCATTGCACAGACCACCTATGAGAATGTGCGGGCTTTGTTCCCCTCGGAACTGCCGCGCGAAGGCCACGATCCCGATCAGGTGCTGGACGAGGTGGTGGCATCATTCCCTCCCGTCAACACCCGCATCGGGCACCCGCGTTTTCTGGCCTGGATCACCACCAGCCCATCTCCGGCAGGCACCATCGGCGAGCTGCTCAGCGTAGGCTTCAATCAGGCCCCCCTTTCCTTCAAGGGCGGCCCTGCTGCCACGGCACTTGAAAACATCGTCCTCACATGGTTCGCCGAGCTGTTCGGCTACGGCGAAGGATGGGGAGGCACCCTTGTTTCCGGCGGGACAGTGGCCAACCTCATGGGCATTACCGTAGCCCGTCAGAAGCACGTGCCCAATGTTGCGGAAAAAGGCTTGCAGGGCATGGAAAAGCCCATAACGCTCTACGTTTCCGATCAGGGGCACATGTCCATCTCGCGCTCGGCCATGCTGCTGGGTATCGGTCACGATCATGTACGCAGCATTCCTTCCGACGAAAATTTCCGCATGCGTGTGGATGCCCTGCGCGAAGCCGTGGAGGCCGACCGCAAGGCGGGCTTTCATCCCTTCTGCGTTGTCGCACAGGCGGGTTCCGTTTCCACCGGGGCCATTGATCCGCTCGACGAACTGGCGGACTTCTGCGCCGAGGAAGGGCTCTGGCTACATGTGGACGCCGCCTACGGCGGTGCCGCACTGCTCTCAGATATGCACCGGCACAAGCTGAAAGGCATAGACCGTGCCGATTCCATCTGCGTTGATCCGCACAAATGGTTCTTCGTACCGCTGGAGTGCGGCATCACGCTCTTCAAAAGCAGCGCACAGCAGAAAGCCACCTTCAGGGCCAAGGCTGCCTACCTCGGTCAGGAATCCGACTGGGACCTGAAGAACACCAATTTCCAATTGTCCCGCCAGGGACGCGCTCTCAAGCTGTGGTTCTCCTTCCGCACATACGGTACCGAACGACTGGCCTCCATCGTGGACCGCAACTGCGCCATGGCCCAGCTGTTCCTGTCCCTCGCCGCAGATTCACCGCACTGGGCGCCTGCGGCACCCGCAGAGCTTTCCATCGCCTGCGCCCGCTTCGTGCCTGAAGGTCATGAACACTGGGCTCAGGAAGTACTGGACCAATTGCAAATCGACATTCTTGCGGAACTGGAGCGCAGCGGCACAGGCTTCCTCACCCCTGCACGCATCGGCGGCAAGGCGGCGGTACGGCTGTGCATTGCCAACCACCGCACCACTGAAGACGACATCCGGCTGCTCTTTGGCGTAATGACGGAAATCGGGCTGCGCCTCTCTGCCAACGGCGCTCAGGCTTTCGTCACCCGGACACAGGATTCCCGAGCATGA
- a CDS encoding branched-chain amino acid ABC transporter permease, translating into MDKRTLTLFAGCILFGILPMFINPYWTDVFNNVGLYTILALSLNIILGHAGLFHMGHAAFYAVGAYTTAILNTQYGVPVLYTMPLAGVLAAVFAMIVARPIIHLRGDYLLIVTIGIVEIVRISLVNDVFGLTGGANGIFGIDRPMLFGFKIKRPEHFFYLIWGFCLLTIFFMHRLENSRFGRALNYIKEDDVAAEGSGIDTAYYKLIAFVLGAFWAGMTGTIFAAKMTIISPESFSFWESVVLFTIVILGGMGSIRGVLVGAFLIIGLPELFRDLAMWRMLVFGLAMILMMIFRTQGLIPPPPRKYDVMAYLKDAVTTVRNSVATAEGGAR; encoded by the coding sequence ATGGATAAACGCACACTCACTCTCTTTGCTGGCTGTATCCTGTTCGGCATTCTGCCGATGTTCATCAACCCGTACTGGACTGACGTATTCAACAACGTCGGCCTCTACACCATTCTGGCACTCAGCCTGAACATCATTCTTGGTCATGCCGGACTCTTCCACATGGGCCACGCGGCATTCTACGCCGTGGGCGCATACACAACCGCCATATTGAACACGCAATACGGCGTACCGGTCCTCTACACCATGCCGCTGGCGGGTGTGCTTGCTGCCGTCTTCGCCATGATCGTGGCGCGTCCCATCATCCATCTGCGCGGCGACTATCTGCTCATCGTGACCATCGGCATCGTGGAGATCGTCCGCATCTCCCTGGTGAACGACGTATTCGGCCTGACCGGCGGCGCCAACGGCATCTTCGGCATCGATCGCCCTATGCTGTTCGGCTTCAAGATCAAAAGGCCCGAGCACTTCTTCTATCTGATATGGGGCTTCTGCCTGCTCACCATCTTCTTCATGCACAGACTTGAGAACTCCCGCTTCGGCAGAGCCCTCAACTACATCAAAGAAGACGACGTGGCTGCTGAAGGTTCCGGCATCGACACCGCGTACTACAAGCTCATAGCCTTCGTACTCGGCGCATTCTGGGCAGGCATGACAGGCACCATCTTCGCCGCCAAGATGACCATCATCTCGCCAGAATCCTTCTCCTTCTGGGAGTCCGTGGTACTCTTCACCATCGTGATCCTCGGCGGCATGGGTTCCATCCGCGGCGTGCTCGTGGGGGCCTTCCTCATCATCGGTCTGCCCGAGCTGTTCCGCGACCTTGCCATGTGGCGCATGCTTGTCTTCGGCCTTGCCATGATCCTGATGATGATCTTCCGTACGCAGGGCCTCATACCGCCCCCGCCGCGAAAGTACGACGTAATGGCGTACCTCAAGGATGCCGTGACCACCGTCAGGAACTCTGTGGCAACCGCCGAAGGGGGAGCGCGCTGA
- a CDS encoding ABC transporter ATP-binding protein, producing MSLVQLKDLTKTFGGLVAVNDVSFNVELGSIVGLIGPNGAGKTTVFNLITGNYIPDTGQVLFDGKDLVGMRTNRIVQRGIARTFQTIRLFQNMSALENVLSGCHCRMQSGVFAAMFRTPSQKREEKLAIERAMSELKFVGLADQWNNAAKNLSYGKQRLLEIARALATQPRFIILDEPAGGMNDQETQELIELIKAIRDRGITVLLIEHDMSLVMKVCEHLVVLEYGAVIAQGGPEEIKNNPRVIEAYLGADDDLL from the coding sequence ATGAGTCTCGTACAACTCAAGGACCTGACCAAGACCTTCGGCGGCCTCGTGGCCGTAAATGACGTATCCTTCAATGTCGAACTAGGCTCCATCGTGGGCCTCATCGGCCCCAACGGTGCAGGCAAGACCACGGTTTTCAACCTGATCACCGGCAACTACATCCCTGACACCGGACAGGTGCTCTTTGACGGCAAGGATCTGGTAGGCATGCGCACCAACCGCATCGTACAGCGGGGCATTGCCCGTACCTTCCAGACCATCCGCCTGTTCCAGAACATGAGCGCACTTGAAAACGTGCTTTCCGGCTGCCACTGCCGTATGCAGTCCGGCGTGTTCGCAGCCATGTTCCGCACGCCATCGCAGAAACGCGAAGAGAAACTGGCCATAGAACGCGCCATGAGCGAACTGAAGTTCGTGGGCCTTGCGGACCAGTGGAACAACGCCGCCAAGAACCTCTCTTACGGCAAGCAGCGGTTGCTTGAAATTGCCCGCGCCCTTGCCACACAGCCACGCTTCATCATTCTTGATGAACCTGCGGGCGGCATGAACGACCAGGAAACTCAGGAACTTATCGAACTCATCAAGGCCATTCGCGACAGGGGCATCACCGTGCTGCTCATCGAACACGACATGAGCCTTGTCATGAAGGTCTGCGAGCACCTTGTGGTGCTGGAATACGGAGCCGTCATCGCACAGGGCGGCCCTGAAGAGATCAAGAACAATCCGCGCGTTATCGAGGCCTACCTCGGTGCCGACGACGATTTGCTCTAG